Proteins from one Corallococcus exiguus genomic window:
- a CDS encoding helix-turn-helix domain-containing protein, translating into MRSGPKFTASSGNVFRDLEVAQPEEALAKAELVARIADIIARKKLTQAAAAKLLGVDQPKVSALLRGRMAGFSTERLIRFLTLLGSDVQIVVRDRPRSRAPGHLEVITA; encoded by the coding sequence ATGAGGAGCGGACCGAAGTTCACGGCCAGCAGTGGGAATGTCTTCCGGGACCTGGAGGTCGCTCAGCCAGAGGAGGCTCTGGCCAAGGCGGAGCTTGTCGCGAGGATCGCGGACATCATCGCCAGGAAGAAGCTGACCCAAGCAGCGGCGGCGAAGCTGCTGGGAGTGGATCAGCCCAAGGTCTCGGCCCTGCTGCGTGGACGCATGGCGGGCTTTTCGACGGAGCGACTGATCCGCTTCCTGACCCTCCTGGGCAGTGATGTGCAGATCGTCGTGCGCGACCGGCCCCGGTCCCGGGCTCCAGGACATCTGGAGGTCATCACTGCCTGA
- a CDS encoding phosphoribosyltransferase gives MRFRDRAEAGQKLAGVLTPYRSGDVCVLGLTRGGLRVAYEVARALRAPLDLWVARRLRVPGGRLMLGAVTEGGGLYLDPQAASQAKLPGETLQRFVHEEVDDVEHQARQLRGGLTPRIRGCTALLVDDGMVTGATVTAALLALKQQGVRRRIVAVGVATPRALELVRGRADAVHALTLDPALREVSEAYDTFPALTQDELRRWLTRAREASPARPQGVAPDVAGGWWF, from the coding sequence ATGCGTTTCCGGGACAGGGCGGAGGCGGGGCAGAAGCTCGCGGGGGTGTTGACGCCCTACCGCTCCGGGGACGTGTGCGTCCTGGGGCTGACGCGCGGCGGGCTGCGCGTGGCGTACGAGGTGGCCCGGGCACTGAGGGCTCCCCTGGACCTGTGGGTGGCGCGGAGGCTGCGCGTGCCGGGGGGCCGCCTCATGCTGGGCGCGGTGACGGAAGGCGGCGGGCTGTACCTGGACCCCCAGGCCGCAAGCCAGGCGAAGCTGCCCGGGGAGACGCTCCAGCGCTTCGTGCACGAGGAGGTGGACGACGTGGAGCATCAGGCCCGGCAGCTGCGAGGCGGCCTCACGCCGCGGATCCGCGGCTGCACGGCGCTGCTGGTGGATGACGGGATGGTGACGGGCGCCACCGTGACCGCGGCGCTCCTGGCGCTGAAGCAGCAGGGCGTGCGCCGGCGCATCGTGGCGGTGGGCGTGGCGACGCCGCGCGCGCTGGAGCTCGTCCGGGGCCGCGCGGACGCGGTGCACGCGCTGACGCTGGACCCCGCGCTGCGCGAGGTCTCCGAGGCCTACGACACCTTCCCCGCGCTCACCCAGGACGAGCTGCGGCGCTGGCTCACGCGCGCCCGGGAGGCCAGCCCCGCCCGGCCGCAGGGCGTGGCTCCGGACGTGGCGGGCGGGTGGTGGTTCTGA
- a CDS encoding AMP-binding protein — MPSSLLEVFLDHARHEPSRPLLSFEGTTYTRGQLAERVTAFARGLKVRGLAPGDRVALFLENSDAFVITWLGVQAAGCVAVLVNTAYRQVELAHILSDAEVKVCVTGTSGASELAPLRDQLPSLQWLITVEPPPPGLPASLPSVAFQDVLAQGAASTAALPLPRAEDLAVLGYTSGTTGRSKGAMLQHRQLLSNVRAVTEAWHWTDADRLLLTLPLFHTHGLMVGLHGTLFTGASADLRRRFVASEALTALHDDASITLFFGVPTMYGRLLEESRRTGVTPHPLRLWVSGSAPLSPQLCLDIEARFGARILERYGMTETIMNTTQPYDGERRPGTVGMPFPGQEARVVDVRSRQPLPRGETGEIEVRGPHVFTGYWRRPDATAEAFDAEGWFRTGDLGEWDPDGFLRITGRARELIISGGFNIYPREVEEVLTAHPAVAEAAVLGLPDPDFGEQVVAVIVSHPGASTDAQALVDWCRERLAAFKKPRRVVFTDALPRNALGKVQKHILKERLAGSQAASTAT, encoded by the coding sequence ATGCCGTCCTCCCTGCTTGAAGTGTTCCTGGACCACGCCCGTCACGAACCCTCTCGCCCGCTGCTCTCCTTCGAGGGGACCACGTACACGCGAGGACAGCTGGCGGAGCGGGTCACCGCGTTTGCTCGCGGACTCAAGGTCCGGGGGCTGGCTCCGGGAGACCGCGTCGCGCTCTTCCTGGAGAACAGCGACGCGTTCGTCATCACCTGGCTGGGTGTCCAGGCCGCGGGCTGCGTCGCCGTGCTCGTCAATACGGCCTACCGCCAGGTGGAGCTGGCCCACATCCTCTCCGACGCGGAGGTGAAGGTCTGCGTCACCGGGACCTCTGGCGCCTCGGAGCTCGCGCCACTGCGCGACCAACTCCCATCCCTGCAATGGCTCATCACCGTGGAGCCACCTCCACCCGGGCTCCCCGCGTCCCTGCCCTCCGTGGCGTTCCAGGACGTGCTTGCACAGGGCGCCGCATCCACCGCGGCCCTGCCCCTGCCCCGCGCGGAGGACCTCGCCGTGCTGGGCTACACGTCCGGCACCACCGGCCGCTCCAAGGGCGCCATGCTCCAGCACCGGCAGCTGCTCTCCAACGTGCGCGCCGTCACCGAAGCCTGGCACTGGACCGACGCGGATCGGCTCCTGCTCACCCTTCCCCTCTTCCACACCCACGGCCTCATGGTGGGCCTCCACGGCACCCTCTTCACCGGCGCCAGCGCGGACCTGCGCCGCCGCTTCGTCGCTTCCGAAGCGCTCACCGCCCTGCACGACGATGCGTCCATCACCCTCTTCTTCGGCGTGCCCACCATGTACGGCCGCCTCCTGGAGGAATCCCGCCGCACCGGCGTGACGCCGCACCCCTTGCGCCTGTGGGTCTCCGGCTCCGCCCCCCTGAGCCCCCAGCTGTGCCTGGACATCGAGGCGCGCTTCGGCGCCCGCATCCTGGAGCGCTACGGGATGACCGAAACGATCATGAACACCACCCAGCCCTACGACGGCGAGCGCCGCCCCGGCACCGTGGGCATGCCCTTCCCCGGCCAGGAGGCCCGCGTCGTGGACGTGCGCTCCCGCCAGCCCCTGCCCCGCGGCGAAACAGGCGAAATCGAAGTCCGTGGCCCCCACGTCTTCACCGGCTACTGGCGCCGCCCGGACGCCACCGCCGAAGCCTTCGACGCCGAGGGCTGGTTCCGCACCGGCGACCTGGGCGAATGGGACCCGGACGGATTCCTGCGCATCACCGGCCGGGCCCGGGAGCTCATCATCAGCGGTGGCTTCAACATCTACCCCCGCGAAGTCGAAGAGGTCCTCACCGCGCACCCCGCCGTCGCCGAGGCCGCCGTCCTGGGCCTACCCGACCCGGACTTCGGTGAGCAGGTCGTCGCCGTCATCGTCTCCCACCCCGGCGCCTCCACCGACGCCCAGGCCCTGGTGGACTGGTGCCGCGAACGGCTCGCTGCCTTCAAGAAGCCGCGCCGCGTCGTCTTCACCGACGCCCTGCCCCGCAACGCCCTCGGAAAGGTCCAGAAACACATCCTCAAGGAGCGCCTGGCCGGCTCCCAGGCCGCATCCACCGCCACCTGA
- a CDS encoding type II toxin-antitoxin system RelE/ParE family toxin, translating to MIQTMARPLIWVGSSLEDLKSFPEEVRGVMGYALHQAQTGGKHPDAKPLTGFKGAGVLEVVEDFDGDTFRAVYTVKLKGVVYVLHAFQKKSRKGIKTPKQDIDLVKLRLKAAEALHAARKHAEKEDSE from the coding sequence ATGATTCAGACGATGGCGAGGCCGCTCATCTGGGTGGGAAGCAGCTTGGAGGACTTGAAGTCGTTTCCTGAAGAGGTGCGAGGAGTCATGGGCTACGCCCTGCACCAAGCTCAGACGGGAGGAAAGCACCCGGACGCAAAGCCCCTCACCGGCTTCAAGGGGGCTGGAGTGCTGGAGGTCGTCGAGGACTTCGACGGTGACACCTTCCGGGCGGTCTACACGGTCAAGCTGAAGGGAGTCGTCTACGTGCTGCATGCCTTCCAGAAGAAGTCGAGGAAGGGGATCAAGACTCCCAAGCAGGACATCGATCTGGTGAAGCTCCGTCTGAAGGCGGCGGAAGCCCTCCACGCGGCTCGGAAGCACGCTGAGAAAGAGGACTCAGAATGA
- a CDS encoding archease codes for MDVETVHADDSRPRTHWEHFTREELLGVRGVGRSMEQAFEMAALGLCALVTDPRSVEAHEELEVDCQSSDHDQLLADWLRAVVGAMAGRRLRFQCFVVRLDGLNLFGHGFGERAGQARHGTHVAVTGASLTEVSVRQGPEGVWTAEALVDF; via the coding sequence ATGGATGTGGAAACCGTGCATGCGGATGACAGCAGGCCCCGGACGCACTGGGAGCACTTCACGCGCGAGGAGCTGCTTGGGGTGCGGGGCGTGGGCCGCTCCATGGAGCAGGCCTTCGAGATGGCGGCGCTGGGACTCTGCGCGTTGGTGACGGACCCGCGCAGCGTGGAGGCGCACGAGGAGCTGGAGGTGGACTGCCAGTCCTCGGACCATGACCAGCTGCTCGCGGACTGGCTGCGGGCGGTGGTGGGCGCGATGGCCGGACGGCGCCTGCGCTTCCAGTGCTTCGTGGTGCGGCTGGACGGGCTGAACCTCTTTGGCCACGGCTTTGGCGAGCGCGCGGGACAGGCTCGACATGGCACGCACGTGGCGGTGACGGGCGCGTCGCTCACCGAAGTGTCCGTGCGCCAGGGGCCGGAGGGCGTGTGGACCGCCGAGGCGCTGGTGGACTTCTAG
- a CDS encoding response regulator — translation MKRLLIVDDELAIVEALEDILSLEGYDIVTAYNGDEGLQRLMTSKPDLVLLDLMMPVMDGGELLRRIRAHPDLCDLPVVVMSAGRLTDEERRASSHFLAKPFELDDLLGTIAKQLPADGLLA, via the coding sequence ATGAAGCGGTTGCTCATCGTGGACGACGAGCTCGCCATCGTGGAGGCGCTCGAGGACATCCTGTCCCTCGAAGGCTACGACATCGTCACCGCGTACAACGGCGACGAGGGTCTCCAGCGGCTCATGACCTCCAAGCCGGACCTGGTGCTGTTGGATTTGATGATGCCGGTGATGGACGGCGGAGAGCTGCTGCGCCGCATCCGCGCCCATCCGGACCTGTGCGACCTGCCCGTGGTGGTGATGAGCGCGGGCCGCCTCACGGACGAGGAGCGCCGCGCCAGTTCCCACTTCCTCGCCAAGCCCTTCGAGCTGGACGACCTGCTGGGCACCATCGCGAAGCAGCTGCCCGCGGACGGGCTCCTCGCCTAG
- a CDS encoding enoyl-CoA hydratase, translated as MSDTLLTQLDAGVFSVTFNRPEKKNAFTHAMYEAATAALLEADRRDDVRVVLLSGAGGAFTAGNDIGDFLEHPPTGEDSAVFQYLRALAGLSKPVLAAVEGAAVGIGTTMLLHCDYVVAGEKTRFNMPFVNLGLCAEGASSLLLPRMAGFALASELLLFGDPFDAATALRAGIINKAVPEAQLKEVATERARALAQRPAQALKVTKALIRGPLRDQVDAALKREGAEFVQRLASDEAKEAFMSFMSRGRK; from the coding sequence ATGTCCGACACGCTTCTGACGCAGCTCGACGCCGGGGTCTTCTCCGTCACCTTCAACCGGCCGGAGAAGAAGAACGCCTTCACCCACGCCATGTACGAGGCCGCCACCGCCGCCCTCCTGGAGGCGGACCGCCGCGACGACGTCCGGGTGGTCCTCCTGTCCGGCGCGGGCGGCGCGTTCACCGCGGGCAATGACATTGGCGACTTCCTGGAGCACCCGCCCACGGGCGAGGACAGCGCGGTGTTCCAGTACCTGCGCGCCCTGGCCGGCCTGAGCAAGCCCGTGCTGGCGGCGGTGGAGGGCGCGGCGGTGGGCATTGGCACCACCATGCTCCTGCACTGCGACTACGTGGTGGCCGGGGAGAAGACGCGCTTCAACATGCCCTTCGTCAACCTGGGCCTGTGCGCGGAAGGCGCCAGCAGCCTGCTGCTCCCGCGCATGGCGGGCTTCGCGCTGGCGTCGGAGCTGCTGCTGTTCGGCGACCCGTTCGACGCGGCCACCGCGCTGCGCGCCGGCATCATCAACAAGGCCGTCCCGGAGGCGCAGCTGAAGGAAGTGGCCACCGAGCGCGCCCGCGCCCTGGCCCAGCGTCCCGCCCAGGCCCTGAAGGTGACCAAGGCGCTCATCCGCGGCCCGCTGCGCGACCAGGTGGACGCCGCCCTCAAGCGCGAGGGCGCCGAGTTCGTCCAGCGCCTCGCGTCCGACGAAGCGAAGGAAGCCTTCATGTCCTTCATGTCGCGCGGCCGGAAGTAG
- a CDS encoding ribose-phosphate diphosphokinase, which produces MTPIALVVGSASPHLGRALAQAFGAEPVGVKRERFPDGELHIEVPPEEVRGRRVVILQSSTPPVGENLMELLLLADACWRAGAASMEAVIPYVGYARQDRRARPGEPLGGRLVADMVSHGRFTRVFTVDLHNPALEGCFGAPLEHLSALPLLADALRPHVTDTTVVVAPDLGAVKRAEALAKLLGRPWAVVHKARLSGNDVETLGLLGQVRGMRPILVDDMVSTGGTLAAAAKELKGEGCVDDFILATTHALLVGPALERLHGVPVKRLVSTDSVEHRQDLPFPHQVVTLAPLLLRALRPDAR; this is translated from the coding sequence ATGACGCCCATCGCCCTCGTCGTCGGCAGTGCCAGTCCCCACCTCGGCCGTGCGCTCGCCCAGGCGTTCGGCGCGGAGCCGGTGGGGGTGAAGCGGGAGCGCTTCCCGGATGGAGAACTGCACATCGAGGTGCCCCCGGAGGAGGTGCGCGGCCGCCGCGTCGTCATCCTCCAGTCCTCCACCCCGCCCGTGGGCGAGAACCTGATGGAGCTGCTGCTGCTCGCGGACGCGTGCTGGCGGGCGGGCGCGGCCTCGATGGAGGCGGTGATTCCCTACGTGGGCTACGCGCGCCAGGACCGGCGGGCCCGGCCGGGCGAGCCCCTGGGCGGCCGTCTGGTGGCGGACATGGTGTCCCATGGCCGCTTCACGCGGGTGTTCACCGTGGACCTGCACAACCCGGCGCTGGAGGGCTGCTTCGGCGCCCCGCTGGAGCACCTGTCCGCGCTGCCGCTGCTGGCGGACGCGCTGCGCCCCCACGTCACCGACACGACCGTGGTGGTGGCGCCGGACCTGGGCGCGGTGAAGCGGGCGGAGGCGCTGGCGAAGCTGCTCGGCCGTCCGTGGGCGGTGGTGCACAAGGCGCGGCTGAGCGGCAACGACGTGGAGACGCTGGGCCTGCTGGGCCAGGTGCGCGGCATGCGCCCCATCCTGGTGGACGACATGGTGTCCACCGGCGGCACGCTGGCGGCGGCGGCGAAGGAGCTGAAGGGCGAGGGCTGCGTGGACGACTTCATCCTCGCCACCACGCACGCCCTGCTGGTGGGCCCCGCGCTGGAGCGCCTGCACGGCGTGCCGGTGAAGCGGCTGGTCAGCACGGACAGCGTGGAGCACCGGCAGGACCTGCCCTTCCCCCACCAGGTGGTGACGCTGGCCCCGCTGCTCTTGCGCGCACTGCGGCCCGACGCGCGTTAG
- a CDS encoding lysophospholipid acyltransferase family protein: MSAPLSSHPLPSQTNTPPEGKRPPEHLRRIIGSPPGPLVAFLTRGVWALLTALSPKARDALARFVANLAYTLGIRRKVALDNLAHAMPEKSEAERHDIARGAYLTMARVVVESLPSGDRMTPDWDQQGIEGEEAWAALKAHVATGKGALLVTAHFGNWELVGQMLIRWGIPLNALVRPLKGALNTRIAVNRLGAGAGLIYPKGAIQEITDAVNRGESAYMLLDQALPAKSAVFVPFFGRLASTTPAMAVAAERTGVPVFVVMGVRPPGPGARYKLEVEGPILPPQPGECADPITEHTARVTAAMERAIRRHPEQWLWLHRRWKVQPPALVTAPSPGLTEGPPQK; this comes from the coding sequence GTGTCCGCTCCCCTTTCATCGCATCCGCTGCCATCGCAAACGAACACCCCTCCCGAGGGGAAAAGGCCGCCGGAGCACCTGCGCCGCATCATCGGCTCGCCGCCGGGCCCCCTCGTGGCGTTCCTGACGCGAGGCGTCTGGGCGTTGCTCACCGCGTTGTCGCCGAAAGCGCGGGATGCGCTCGCACGCTTCGTGGCGAACCTGGCCTACACGCTGGGCATCCGCCGCAAGGTGGCGCTGGACAACCTGGCGCACGCCATGCCGGAGAAGAGTGAAGCCGAGCGCCACGACATCGCACGGGGTGCGTACCTCACCATGGCGCGCGTGGTGGTGGAGTCGCTGCCGTCCGGGGACCGGATGACGCCGGACTGGGACCAGCAGGGCATCGAGGGCGAGGAGGCGTGGGCGGCGCTCAAGGCGCACGTGGCCACGGGCAAGGGCGCGCTGCTGGTGACGGCGCACTTCGGCAACTGGGAGCTGGTGGGCCAGATGCTGATCCGCTGGGGCATCCCGCTCAACGCGCTGGTGCGTCCGCTCAAGGGCGCGCTGAACACGCGCATCGCGGTGAACCGGTTGGGCGCGGGCGCGGGGCTCATCTATCCGAAGGGCGCCATCCAGGAGATTACGGACGCGGTGAACCGCGGCGAGTCCGCGTACATGCTGCTGGACCAGGCGCTGCCCGCGAAGTCCGCGGTGTTCGTGCCCTTCTTCGGTCGGCTCGCGTCCACGACGCCCGCCATGGCGGTGGCCGCCGAGCGCACGGGCGTGCCGGTGTTCGTGGTGATGGGCGTGCGGCCTCCCGGCCCTGGCGCGCGCTACAAGCTGGAGGTGGAGGGCCCCATCCTCCCGCCGCAACCCGGCGAGTGCGCGGACCCCATCACCGAGCACACCGCGCGAGTCACCGCGGCGATGGAGCGCGCCATCCGCCGGCATCCGGAGCAGTGGCTGTGGCTGCATCGCCGCTGGAAGGTGCAACCTCCGGCGCTCGTGACGGCGCCGTCGCCGGGCCTCACCGAGGGCCCGCCGCAGAAGTAG
- the orn gene encoding oligoribonuclease — MASRDIRFVWLDLEMTGLDPNTCGIIEVGIIVTGPDLRPMGEFERVVWQPEEMLQRMEPVVREMHTKNGLLEKVRASTSSLRVVEREVTSFIADYCDLGEGILAGNSIHTDRRFLIDHMPMVDRYLHYRMVDVTSLKVITRAWYPALVEPRKPPSGHTALADLRSSISELQYYRDVLFRATPG, encoded by the coding sequence ATGGCTTCCCGTGACATCCGCTTTGTATGGCTCGACCTGGAGATGACCGGGCTGGACCCCAATACCTGCGGCATCATCGAGGTGGGCATCATCGTCACCGGCCCGGACCTGCGCCCCATGGGTGAGTTCGAGCGGGTCGTCTGGCAGCCGGAGGAGATGCTCCAGCGCATGGAGCCCGTCGTGCGCGAGATGCACACGAAGAACGGCCTGCTGGAGAAGGTGCGCGCGTCCACGTCGTCCCTGCGCGTGGTGGAGCGCGAGGTGACGTCCTTCATCGCGGACTACTGCGACCTGGGCGAGGGCATCCTCGCGGGCAACTCCATCCACACGGACCGGCGCTTCCTCATCGACCACATGCCCATGGTGGACCGCTACCTGCACTACCGCATGGTGGACGTGACGAGCCTCAAGGTGATTACGCGCGCCTGGTACCCGGCGCTGGTGGAGCCGCGCAAGCCGCCCAGCGGGCACACCGCGCTCGCGGACCTGCGCTCCAGCATCAGCGAGCTGCAGTACTACCGCGACGTCCTCTTCCGCGCGACGCCGGGCTAG
- a CDS encoding M1 family metallopeptidase has translation MRPTKYAIVLKMDPKAESFEGTVDVMLEVAKATNIIWMHGKGLIVKEATLEQGGVTQTLKASSSGEDFLGLTLAKPLAVGGAKLHLTYTGTASERETSGAFRVNEGGDWYIYTQFEPLGARRAFPSFDEPGFKVPWQLTFHVPEGNVAVTNTPQLADEKGADGWHIYRFAPTQPLPSYLIAFGVGPFDFLPARDAGQKQVKTRIITPRGRASEGAWAAKVTPEILERLEAYFGIPYAYEKLDVLAVPLMGGAMENPGLVTFNSRLALAKPEEDAVWRQRAFANVQVHELAHQWFGDLVTLAWWDDLWLNESFASWMTPRIVETYQPTWDAPVERVQSRNDALDADSLVAARFIRQPIQNAGDIQNAFDGITYGKGSAVLAMAETWLGRDVFQKGIQRYIRAHAGKNATAKDFLDALSAESGKDVSQVMNSFLDQTGAPFITATLLCDGGKPRVALTQQRYMRLGSKAPEAQSWKVPVCVKYPGAGKEATACTLMTEEKAEIALTEAKACPAWVFPNADGSGYYRMRLAGDAHAKLMKSGLSKLSRAERVVLLSDSLALAKAGLMPAADALPLLTGVAEDPDRQVLEAGLELMDLVSSRLLPEAQNADRARYVRDTFGPRARKLGFKPRAGESEDLRLLRPRLLELAGNEGDDPKLIAEARTLADQWLKDRKAVAPDVVGAVLAIAVEHGDAALHTKLMEALRGEQSRYQRQQLLGGLSHATDPKLVKANLELLLDPKQDMRENLWLLMGASRDPRTRDTAVEFLKTNFDTLVGTDDKPGLLPEGMGSRLPYMGAGYCDASKRQEVAAFFEPRVGKVPGSERVLRQVLEIVDQCIALKEAQGASIGAFLTGKPAKTPQAPPAPR, from the coding sequence GTGCGGCCCACGAAGTACGCCATCGTCTTGAAGATGGATCCGAAGGCCGAGTCCTTCGAAGGCACCGTCGACGTCATGCTGGAGGTGGCCAAGGCCACCAACATCATCTGGATGCACGGCAAGGGCCTCATCGTGAAGGAGGCCACGCTGGAGCAGGGCGGCGTCACGCAGACGCTCAAGGCCTCCTCCTCCGGCGAGGACTTCCTCGGCCTGACGCTGGCGAAGCCGCTGGCCGTGGGCGGCGCGAAGCTGCACCTCACGTACACGGGCACCGCGTCCGAGCGCGAGACGTCCGGCGCCTTCCGCGTCAACGAAGGTGGCGACTGGTACATCTACACGCAGTTCGAGCCGCTGGGCGCGCGCCGCGCCTTCCCGTCCTTCGACGAGCCCGGCTTCAAGGTGCCGTGGCAGCTCACCTTCCACGTGCCGGAAGGCAACGTGGCCGTCACCAACACGCCGCAGCTCGCGGACGAGAAGGGCGCGGACGGCTGGCACATCTACCGCTTCGCCCCCACGCAGCCCCTGCCCAGCTACCTCATCGCCTTCGGCGTGGGCCCGTTCGACTTCCTGCCCGCGCGCGACGCGGGGCAGAAGCAGGTGAAGACGCGCATCATCACGCCGCGCGGCCGGGCCAGCGAAGGCGCGTGGGCCGCGAAGGTGACGCCGGAAATCCTGGAGCGCCTGGAGGCGTACTTCGGCATCCCGTACGCGTACGAGAAGCTGGACGTGCTCGCGGTGCCGCTGATGGGCGGCGCCATGGAGAACCCGGGCCTCGTGACGTTCAACTCGCGCCTCGCGCTGGCGAAGCCGGAGGAGGACGCCGTGTGGCGCCAGCGCGCGTTCGCGAACGTGCAGGTGCACGAGCTGGCGCACCAGTGGTTCGGCGACCTGGTCACCCTGGCGTGGTGGGACGACCTGTGGCTCAACGAGTCCTTCGCCTCGTGGATGACCCCGCGCATCGTGGAGACGTACCAGCCCACGTGGGACGCGCCGGTGGAGCGCGTGCAGTCCCGCAACGACGCGCTGGACGCGGACAGCCTCGTCGCCGCGCGCTTCATCCGTCAGCCCATCCAGAACGCGGGTGACATCCAGAACGCCTTCGACGGCATCACCTACGGCAAGGGCAGCGCGGTGCTGGCCATGGCGGAGACGTGGCTGGGCCGGGACGTCTTCCAGAAGGGCATCCAGCGCTACATCCGCGCGCACGCGGGGAAGAACGCCACCGCGAAGGACTTCCTGGACGCGCTGTCCGCCGAGTCCGGCAAGGACGTGTCCCAGGTGATGAACAGCTTCCTGGACCAGACGGGCGCGCCCTTCATCACCGCGACCCTGCTGTGCGACGGCGGCAAGCCGCGCGTGGCCCTCACCCAGCAGCGCTACATGCGCCTGGGCTCCAAGGCTCCGGAGGCGCAGTCGTGGAAGGTGCCGGTGTGCGTGAAGTACCCGGGCGCGGGCAAGGAGGCCACCGCCTGCACGCTGATGACGGAGGAGAAGGCGGAGATCGCCCTGACGGAGGCGAAGGCGTGCCCGGCGTGGGTGTTCCCCAACGCGGACGGCTCGGGCTACTACCGCATGCGCCTGGCGGGTGATGCGCACGCGAAGCTGATGAAGTCCGGCCTGTCGAAGCTGTCGCGCGCGGAGCGGGTGGTGCTGCTGAGTGACTCGCTGGCGCTGGCGAAGGCGGGGCTCATGCCCGCGGCGGACGCGCTGCCGCTGCTCACCGGCGTGGCGGAGGACCCGGACCGGCAGGTGCTGGAGGCGGGCCTGGAGCTGATGGACCTGGTGTCGTCGCGGCTGCTCCCGGAGGCGCAGAACGCGGACCGCGCCCGCTACGTCCGCGACACCTTCGGACCGCGCGCGCGCAAGCTGGGCTTCAAGCCGCGCGCCGGTGAGAGCGAGGACCTGCGCCTGCTGCGTCCGCGCCTGCTGGAGCTCGCCGGCAACGAGGGCGACGACCCGAAGCTCATCGCGGAGGCACGCACGCTGGCGGACCAGTGGCTCAAGGACCGCAAGGCGGTGGCGCCGGACGTCGTGGGCGCGGTGCTCGCCATCGCGGTGGAGCACGGGGACGCGGCCCTGCACACGAAGCTGATGGAGGCCCTGCGCGGCGAGCAGAGCCGCTACCAGCGCCAGCAGTTGCTGGGCGGCCTGAGCCACGCCACGGACCCGAAGCTGGTGAAGGCGAACCTGGAGCTGCTGCTCGACCCCAAGCAGGACATGCGTGAGAACCTGTGGCTCCTGATGGGCGCGTCGCGCGACCCCCGCACCCGCGACACCGCGGTGGAGTTCCTGAAGACGAACTTCGACACGCTGGTGGGCACCGACGACAAGCCGGGCCTGCTGCCGGAGGGCATGGGCTCGCGGCTGCCGTACATGGGCGCCGGCTACTGCGACGCGAGCAAGCGCCAGGAGGTGGCCGCCTTCTTCGAGCCGCGCGTGGGCAAGGTGCCCGGCTCCGAGCGCGTGCTGCGGCAGGTGCTGGAAATCGTGGACCAGTGCATCGCGCTGAAGGAGGCCCAGGGCGCGAGCATCGGGGCCTTCCTGACCGGCAAGCCGGCCAAGACTCCGCAGGCGCCGCCCGCGCCGCGGTAG